In the genome of Physeter macrocephalus isolate SW-GA chromosome 20, ASM283717v5, whole genome shotgun sequence, one region contains:
- the CUTC gene encoding copper homeostasis protein cutC homolog isoform X2: protein MEVCVDSVESAVNAERGGADRIELCSGLVEGGTTPSMGVLQVVKQYVQIPVFVMIRPRGGDFLYSDREVEVMKADIRLAKLYGADGLVFGALTEDGHIDKELCMSLVAICRPLPVTFHRAFDMVHDPMAALETLLTLGFERVLTSGCDSSALEGLPLIKRLIDQAKGRIVVMPGGGITDRNLQRILEGSGATEFHCSARLARDSGMKFRNSSVAMGASLSRSEYSLKVTDVTQVRTLNAIAKNILV from the exons GTGCTGATCGCATTGAATTATGTTCTGGCTTAGTGGAAGGAGGAACCACACCCAGCATGG GTGTCCTTCAAGTAGTGAAGCAATATGTCCAGATACCAGTTTTTGTGATGATTCGGCCACGTGGAGGTGATTTTTTATATTCAGACCGTGAAGTTGAGGTGATGAAGGCTGACATTCGTCTTGCCAAGCTTTATGGTGCTGATGGTTTGGTATTTGGGGCACTGACTGAAGATGGACACATTGACAAAGAACTGTGCATGTCCCTTGTGG CTATTTGCCGTCCTCTGCCAGTCACTTTCCACCGAG cctTTGACATGGTTCATGATCCAATGGCAGCTCTAGAGACCCTCTTAACTTTGGGATTTGAAAGAGTGTTAACCAGTGGATGTGACAGTTCAGCACTAGAAGGACTACCCCTAATAAAGCGACTCATAGATCAG gcaAAAGGCAGGATTGTGGTAATGCCAG GGGGTGGCATAACAGACAGAAATCTACAAAGGATCCTTGAGGGTTCAGGTGCTACAGAATTCCACTGTTCCGCTCGGTTGGCTAGAGATTCAGGAATGAAGTTTCg AAATTCCTCTGTTGCTATGGGAGCTTCTCTTTCTAGATCAGAATATTCTCTAAAGGTAACAGATGTGACCCAAGTAAGGACTTTGAATGCTATTGCAAAGAATATTCTGGTTTAG